Proteins encoded within one genomic window of Aquarana catesbeiana isolate 2022-GZ linkage group LG03, ASM4218655v1, whole genome shotgun sequence:
- the RASSF9 gene encoding ras association domain-containing protein 9, which produces MEPGAGHISVWVGEEEKIIYGLTKHTSSMDVVQALLEEQQSAMGKRHVPLSNSKEYSIMEKWRGFQCTLPPTTKMLKLCKAWGAEQVNVSFYLVKSELMQLCLLWNNAEYLKHTNYPHYSAASAIKSLPLHKQKSIVRKAFRKLAEMKKGTDSQEKNSIKKLMQLIASQDLTIKKQIKRMQELDEQIEECITYLHQDKEGKSEHTDHCSHLNEVEFKQQRCKFLKDTDSLGELLSITDEAHCPYMHTETLSNEIKEKPHSMPTCKDLLSDQENLKDNWEMCMLQCLRQTVGESLQLEVKLHSLLSCIQKEIHYKDSVLLSQKREYDVLKQELRLLNEPNNLVTYEFSQPYSISSSAGSEELDNITVALSITNMQSDSDSDTGISSIHSLNSDPVP; this is translated from the coding sequence ATGGAACCTGGAGCTGGGCATATTTCAGTATGGGTCGGCGAAGAAGAAAAAATCATTTATGGATTAACAAAGCATACAAGCAGCATGGATGTTGTGCAAGCTCTTCTTGAGGAACAGCAATCTGCAATGGGCAAAAGACATGTGCCACTGAGTAATTCCAAAGAGTATTCTATCATGGAAAAATGGAGAGGATTTCAATGCACCTTGCCACCTACCACAAAAATGTTAAAGCTTTGTAAGGCATGGGGTGCAGAACAAGTTAATGTAAGCTTTTATCTGGTAAAATCAGAGCTCATGCAGCTTTGTTTATTATGGAATAATGCTGAATATCTAAAGCACACAAACTATCCCCATTATAGTGCGGCATCTGCTATTAAATCTTTGCCATTGCATAAACAGAAGAGCATTGTAAGGAAGGCATTTCGAAAATTAGCAGAGATGAAAAAGGGCACGGATTCTcaggaaaaaaacagcataaaaaaacTTATGCAACTAATTGCTTCTCAGGATCtcacaattaaaaaacaaataaaaagaatgcAAGAGTTGGATGAACAGATTGAGGAATGCATAACATACCTACATCAGGACAAAGAAGGCAAGAGTGAACACACAGATCACTGTAGCCACTTGAATGAAGTTGAATTTAAACAGCAGAGATGCAAATTTTTAAAAGACACAGATAGCCTTGGAGAATTATTATCTATTACAGATGAAGCACATTGTCCTTATATGCATACTGAGACATTATCTAATGAAATTAAAGAAAAACCCCACTCTATGCCCACATGTAAAGACTTGCTTTCTGATCAGGAAAACTTAAAGGACAATTGGGAAATGTGTATGCTGCAATGTCTTAGACAAACAGTTGGTGAAAGCCTACAGCTGGAGGTAAAATTACATTCTCTCCTTAGCTGTATACAAAAGGAAATCCACTATAAAGATTCTGTTCTACTCAGCCAGAAAAGAGAATATGATGTTTTAAAACAAGAGCTGAGATTGTTAAACGAACCAAACAATTTAGTGACTTATGAATTTTCACAACCATACAGCATATCTTCAAGTGCTGGCAGTGAAGAGCTAGATAATATTACTGTAGCTTTGTCTATTACAAATATGCAAAGTGATTCAGATTCTGATACAGGAATTAGTTCTATTCATAGCCTAAACTCTGATCCTGTTCCTTGA